The Solanum lycopersicum chromosome 9, SLM_r2.1 genome window below encodes:
- the LOC101261057 gene encoding thaumatin-like protein: MQILTHLLCIALCLYLFLVSTNGTQLILVNNCRRSIWPGILGNTGKMTPKDGGFHMRSGDEVVFDVPEKWSGRLWARQNCHFNKTGQGSCDTGDCNGQLKCRGLGGKPPATVVEMTLGSSTSPLHFYDVSLVDGFNVPVSMRPVGGGTGCGVAECDVDLNICCPSALEVKVDGEVVGCKSACLAIQSAKYCCTGKFADPKTCKPTIFAHLFKAICPKAYSYAFDESSSLNRCRATRYVIIFCPPK, translated from the exons ATGCAGATTTTAACTCATCTACTATGTATTGCACTCTGTCTATACCTCTTTCTTGTCAGCACAA ATGGGACACAACTTATCCTAGTGAACAACTGCAGAAGAAGCATATGGCCTGGAATTCTTGGGAATACAGGGAAGATGACTCCTAAAGATGGTGGCTTTCATATGAGAAGTGGTGACGAAGTAGTCTTCGATGTGCCTGAGAAGTGGTCAGGTAGGCTATGGGCCAGGCAGAATTGTCACTTTAATAAGACTGGTCAAGGCTCATGTGATACTGGAGACTGTAATGGTCAGTTAAAATGCAGGGGGTTAGGAGGTAAGCCACCAGCTACTGTTGTGGAAATGACACTAGGCTCATCAACTTCGCCCCTGCATTTCTACGATGTGAGCTTGGTCGATGGCTTCAACGTGCCAGTTTCAATGAGACCTGTAGGTGGAGGAACAGGTTGTGGCGTGGCGGAGTGTGATGTTGATCTGAATATATGTTGCCCATCTGCACTAGAAGTGAAGGTTGATGGAGAAGTGGTAGGGTGTAAGAGTGCTTGCTTGGCTATACAATCAGCCAAGTACTGCTGCACAGGAAAGTTTGCAGATCCCAAAACTTGCAAACCTACTATTTTTGCTCATCTATTTAAAGCCATCTGTCCCAAGGCTTACAGTTATGCATTTGATGAGTCTTCTAGCCTAAACAGGTGTAGGGCTACAAGGTATGTCATTATCTTTTGCCCTCCAAAATAA
- the LOC101262449 gene encoding light-harvesting complex-like protein OHP1, chloroplastic, which yields MASLSSSFLSTTLSPNYSQNHHLFLPNNPNLKITKRTSFNIQAAKVPPGVELPKEVPKLSKPLLGFTNTAEIWNSRACMIGLIGTFIVELIFNKGILEMIGVEIGKGLDIPL from the exons ATGGCTTCACTCTCATCTTCATTTCTCTCAACAACACTTTCTCCAAATTATTCTcaaaatcatcatttatttcTTCCAAATAATCCCAATTTGAAAATTACCAAAAGGACCTCCTTCAACATTCAGGCTGCAAAGGTTCCACCTGGG GTGGAGTTGCCAAAAGAAGTACCAAAGTTGAGCAAACCCCTTTTGGGTTTTACTAATACTGCTGAGATATGGAACTCTAGAGCTTGTATGATTGGTCTTATTGGTACATTTATTGTGGAATTG ATTTTCAACAAGGGAATTCTTGAAATGATTGGTGTAGAAATTGGAAAAGGCCTTGATATTCCTCTCTAA
- the LOC101253115 gene encoding hsp70 nucleotide exchange factor FES1, with the protein MAKEGPNWDGLLKWSLSHADGTKPPPRNLSEEDRRWFMEAMQAQTVDVIKRMKEITLVMQTPEQVLESQGVTSQDIEDMLDELQEHVESIDMANDLNSIGGLVPLLGYLKNSHANIRAKAAEVVSTIVQNNPRSQQLVMEANGLEPLLSNFTSDPDVTARTKALGAISSLIRHNKPAIAAFRLANGYAGLRDALSSESVRFQRKALNLIHYLLHENHSDCNVVTELGFPRVMMHLASSDDGEVREGALQGLLDLAQDKTGEVAGSSSTEENEKLKQILQERIKGISSMSPEDLGAAKEERQLVDSLWNTCYNEPSSLREKGLVVLPGEDALPPDVASKHFEPPLRAWAANRNEDTKPSNEKKQAPLLLGLGPPTQGPPVQNSSSGAMSGEENRDTSA; encoded by the exons ATGGCGAAAGAGGGACCTAATTGGGATGGTTTATTGAAATGGAGTCTATCTCATGCTGATGGTACCAAACCTCCTCCTCGCAATTTGAG TGAGGAGGACAGGAGGTGGTTCATGGAGGCTATGCAAGCTCAAACTGTTGATGTGATTAAGAGAATGAAGGAGATTACACTTGTCATGCAAACACCAGAGCAGGTTTTGGAATCACAGGGGGTGACTTCCCAAGATATTGAAG ATATGCTGGATGAGCTACAAGAACATGTCGAATCAATTGATATGGCTAATG ATCTGAATTCAATTGGTGGATTGGTGCCTCTTCTTGGTTACTTAAAGAACTCCCATGCAAACATTAGAGCCAAAGCGGCAGAAGTCGTAAGTACAATTGTTCAGAACAACCCGAGGAGCCAACAACTGGTAATGGAAGCTAATGGCCTAGAACCCCTTCTGTCAAATTTTACCTCAGATCCTGATGTTACTGCCCGCACTAAAGCTCTTGGTGCAATTTCAT CTTTAATTAGGCACAACAAGCCTGCCATTGCTGCATTTCGTCTTGCAAATGGTTATGCAGGTTTAAGAGATGCTTTGAGTTCTGAGAGTGTGAGATTTCAGAG GAAAGCCCTTAACTTGATCCATTATTTACTACATGAGAATCATTCAGACTGCAATGTAGTGACTGAGCTAGGATTTCCTCGAGTTATGATGCATCTAGCCTCTAGTGATGATGGAGAAGTGCGAGAGGGTGCCCTACAAGGTCTTCTTGACCTTGCCCAAGACAAGACAGGAGAGGTTGCTGGCTCCTCATCGACTGAAGAAAATGAGAAACTCAAGCAAATACTCCAGGAGCGAATTAAGGGGATTTCCTCTATGTCACCTGAAGATCTTGGTGCTGCTAAAGAAGAGAGGCAACTTGTAGATTCCCTCTGGAATACTTGCTACAATGAACCTTCCTCTCTTAGAGAGAAAGGCCTAGTTGTTCTCCCCGGAGAGGATGCATTACCACCTGATGTTGCTAGCAAGCATTTTGAACCTCCTCTGAGAGCTTGGGCTGCAAATAGGAACGAGGATACTAAGCCAAGTAACGAAAAGAAACAGGCTCCCTTATTGCTAGGCCTAGGTCCACCTACACAGGGTCCTCCTGTGCAGAATAGCTCTAGTGGAGCCATGTCTGGGGAAGAAAATAGAGACACCTCTGCATGA
- the LOC101251023 gene encoding uncharacterized protein gives MFRIGAKLYRAARIGGSAVSDFRSPSTRFFSINNNVNTGFKTNPVALQMINYALSLARAQKSDESYAQAQLVLEQCHSTQSDESAKGLVMLAMSTLFSERGNFSEAIEKLQKIQDLGLSTLAVRVAASEALAGLYLESYQDDFSSATADMCLQLLETIRLEIGGGGSDILEARAKALKGLVELVHGNAESAESFFEGAQGDKGCFGNVALSFGEFLHCKRNSQMARELYQRAMQDVSERKDFTDSQSISACNMNLEETLLGATCALGQLEAHLGNFDDAEEILTAALKKAEECFGNYHPKVGIILTCIALMYRHKAAMEQSSSLLIQEGLYRRAIEVLKAPPLEVEGVVATRSRRDILALARGGYAETLIVQQNRKAEGEKLKQWAETAWTSRRLSLAEALESSAKVSVIDTRISRVL, from the exons ATGTTTCGAATCGGAGCTAAGCTCTATAGAGCTGCGAGAATCGGTGGCTCCGCCGTGTCCGATTTCAGGTCACCATCAACAAGATTTTTCTCCATTAACAACAATGTTAATACTGGTTTCAAGACCAACCCAGTTGCTCTTCAAATGATCAATTATGCTCTTTCTCTAGCCCGGGCTCAAAAATCAG ACGAATCATATGCGCAAGCTCAATTGGTACTTGAGCAGTGCCACTCAACTCAGTCGGATGAGAGTGCTAAAGGATTGGTTATGCTCGCTATGTCTACCTTATTTTCTGAAAG agGGAATTTTAGTGAAGCCATTGAGAAGCTCCagaaaattcaagatttgggcTTGTCAACTTTAGCTGTTAGAG TTGCCGCCTCTGAAGCACTTGCTGGGCTTTATTTAGAATCATATCAA GATGATTTTTCATCAGCAACTGCAGATATGTGCTTGCAACTGCTGGAAACCATAAGGCTAGAAATTGGTGGTGGTGGATCTGACATATTGGAAGCTCGTGCAAAAGCATTGAAAGGGCTGGTTGAGTTGGTCCATGGTAATGCTGAATCAG CTGAGTCATTCTTTGAAGGAGCTCAAGGTGATAAAGGTTGCTTTG GCAATGTTGCACTATCTTTTGGTGAATTCCTGCATTGTAAGCGGAATTCCCAGATGGCGAGGGAGTTATATCAAAGGGCAATGCAGGATGTATCAGAACGTAAAGATTTTACCGACTCACAGTCCATATCAGCTTGTAACATGAATTTGGAGGAGACTTTGTTAGGAGCTACATGTGCTCTAGGACAGCTTGAGGCTCATTTGGG GAATTTTGATGATGCTGAGGAAATACTAACTGCAGCACTGAAGAAAGCAGAAGAGTGCTTTG GTAATTATCATCCAAAGGTAGGTATTATTTTGACCTGCATAGCTCTCATGTATCGACATAAAGCAGCCATGGAGCAGTCAAGCTCGCTTTTGATTCAAGAG GGACTCTATAGAAGAGCAATTGAAGTGCTCAAAGCTCCACCCTTGGAAGTAGAAG GTGTTGTAGCGACACGGTCTAGAAGGGATATTCTTGCCCTTGCAAGAG GTGGGTACGCAGAGACGCTTATCGTGCAACAAAACAGAAAAGCAGAAGGTGAAAAACTGAAGCAGTGGGCTGAAACAGCTTGGACAAGTCGCAGATTATCACTCGCGGAGGCACTAGAGTCATCAGCCAAAGTGTCTGTCATAGATACTCGAATAAGCCGAGTCCTGTAG
- the LOC109118722 gene encoding putative cyclin-D7-1 yields MESLLCDEIWLEKEEELKNNVENSCFFKSKEDCEEAFKILLNKEISYMPKIGYVKFIKENCFIENARFKAIHWFIKSQRRWNLSFGTCFGAASYLDRFISLNKCQGWKYWMFELLSIACLSVSSKFHETSPPQLLELQMEGVEHLFESTMIQRMELTLLETLGWRLNSTIPYSYIELFQWNINTLKLSLLRDFTSSVNDLLLRILLDVKFLELRPCVIAQSVVTCISEDLSLLIDDSCFNNFTRLIPQNQKDDLSKCQRMVINKQFLIKEYQELITSEVFNYGPSSPVTVLTMDQHVLCDIPQGDINYISNANKRKRER; encoded by the exons ATGGAGAGTTTGCTTTGTGATGAAATTTGgctagaaaaagaagaagaattgaaaaataatgttgaaaattcttgtttttttaaatcaaaagaagATTGTGAAGAGGCttttaagattttattaaaCAAGGAGATAAGTTACATGCCTAAAATAGGCTATGTGAAGTTTATAAAAGAGAATTGTTTTATTGAAAATGCAAGGTTTAAAGCTATTCATTGGTTTATTAAG TCTCAAAGGAGGTGGAATCTCTCATTTGGGACTTGTTTTGGTGCTGCAAGTTACCTTGATCGATTTATCTCTTTAAACAAGTGTCAG ggaTGGAAATATTGGATGTTTGAGTTACTCTCAATTGCATGTTTGTCTGTGTCCTCTAAATTCCATGAAACAAGTCCCCCTCAATTGCTTGAATTACAg ATGGAAGGAGTTGAACATTTGTTTgaatcaacaatgattcaacgtATGGAATTGACATTATTGGAGACTTTAGGATGGAGATTAAATTCTACAATACCATATtcatatattgaattatttcaATGGAATATTAATACGCTCAAATTATCCCTCCTTCGAGATTTCACTTCAAGTGTCAATGACCTACTTCTTCGAATTCTTTTGG ATGTTAAATTCTTGGAGTTGAGGCCTTGTGTGATTGCACAATCTGTTGTTACATGCATTTCTGAAGATTTGTCTCTATTAATAGATGACTCTTGTTTCAATAATTTTACTAGACTCATCCCTCAAAACCAAAAG gATGATCTAAGCAAGTGTCAAAGAATGGTGATAAATAAACAATTCTtgattaaggaatatcaagAATTAATAACAAGTGAAGTTTTTAATTATGGCCCTTCAAGTCCAGTAACTGTATTGACAATGGATCAACATGTTTTGTGTGATATTCCTCAAGgagatattaattatatttctaatgCTAATAAACGTAAAAGGGAACGTTAA